Proteins encoded together in one Altererythrobacter epoxidivorans window:
- a CDS encoding xanthine dehydrogenase family protein molybdopterin-binding subunit, with protein MTGITRRRLLVGAALGGGAIVAWTLMPRSYPTPLEVGRNEYAFDAWIKIGSDGVITVAVPQLEMGQGVTTLLPQIVAMELGADWRQVAVEPAPPSGTYANIPLAAKWSAMWMPFWDGLADEPDDLVAERFARGSRFTGTADGTTLAAYEMPCREAAAAARAMLAMAAADRWGVSWEECQAISGFIFHGEKRLSFAELAEEASGFEPPDPPPLLPEPPAEKSLPGEVDAPTAYPRLDLPSKVDGTYQFAGDVRLPDMVYAGIRHGPIDKAVLTDFNPFNARGIRGIVGAVKGKRWLAVAARSWWAAERALETMQPRFTVESLVDSDDITERLDRGLREGEAYNIAMRGDGYSSGGKAGIARIYEIEAGVHAPLETASATARIIDGRLELWVASQAPELTRKAVAKAVGFDIRDVVLYPMSAGGSFDRRLEHDHAIEAALIAQDLDRPVQLIWSRWQELLMTRPRQPAHLLLTARLSQDGQGNIDAMKTRIATPPANVEFGHRLFDNTTTWAAIRDSENIPDPMSCEGAMPAYDIGHVQVDHVPVEIGLPCSRMRGNSHAYTAFAIESFIDEIAHKHAREPLSFRIGMLGADVRLAQCLQRAARLAEWGGGVDQSGQGIACHRIGDVATGGRIACIASARAGEGGVRVTKLTAAVDIGRIVNLDLARQQIEGGLVFGLAMAMGASTRYRGGLPVAQQMSALNLPKIDDCPEIEVEFIDSSAEPFDPGELGAVVAAPAIANALFSSTGLRLRRLPLISNDGL; from the coding sequence ATGACAGGGATCACCCGCCGCCGCCTGCTCGTCGGAGCCGCGCTGGGTGGCGGGGCGATCGTCGCGTGGACCCTGATGCCGCGCAGTTACCCGACGCCGCTGGAAGTCGGGCGCAACGAATATGCCTTCGACGCTTGGATCAAGATCGGCAGCGACGGCGTGATCACAGTGGCAGTTCCGCAGCTTGAGATGGGGCAGGGTGTCACCACGCTCCTGCCGCAGATCGTGGCGATGGAGTTGGGGGCCGATTGGCGCCAGGTCGCCGTCGAGCCCGCGCCGCCGAGCGGAACCTATGCCAATATCCCGCTCGCCGCGAAATGGTCTGCCATGTGGATGCCGTTCTGGGACGGGCTGGCGGACGAGCCGGACGACCTGGTGGCAGAGCGGTTTGCCCGCGGCAGCCGGTTTACAGGGACGGCTGACGGCACGACGCTTGCTGCTTATGAAATGCCCTGCCGGGAAGCGGCTGCCGCTGCCCGCGCCATGCTCGCGATGGCCGCCGCCGACCGTTGGGGCGTCAGCTGGGAAGAATGCCAGGCGATTTCGGGCTTTATCTTCCATGGCGAGAAGCGCCTGAGTTTTGCCGAGCTTGCCGAAGAAGCGAGCGGTTTCGAACCGCCCGATCCGCCGCCATTGCTGCCCGAGCCGCCAGCCGAAAAATCGCTGCCGGGAGAGGTCGATGCGCCGACCGCCTATCCCCGCCTCGACCTGCCGTCGAAGGTCGACGGTACTTACCAGTTTGCAGGCGACGTCCGCCTTCCTGACATGGTCTACGCCGGGATCCGCCACGGTCCGATCGACAAGGCGGTGCTGACCGACTTCAACCCCTTCAACGCCCGCGGCATTCGCGGCATCGTGGGGGCAGTGAAGGGCAAGCGCTGGCTGGCCGTCGCGGCGAGAAGCTGGTGGGCTGCCGAACGCGCGCTTGAGACCATGCAGCCGCGTTTCACGGTCGAAAGCCTGGTCGACAGCGACGACATCACCGAACGGCTCGACCGGGGCCTGCGCGAAGGCGAGGCGTACAATATCGCCATGCGGGGTGATGGTTATTCGAGCGGCGGCAAGGCGGGGATCGCCCGTATCTACGAAATCGAGGCCGGGGTTCATGCGCCGCTCGAAACCGCCAGCGCCACCGCGCGGATCATCGACGGCAGGCTGGAGCTTTGGGTGGCGAGCCAGGCGCCCGAACTGACGCGCAAGGCCGTGGCAAAGGCTGTCGGCTTCGATATCCGCGATGTCGTGCTCTATCCCATGTCGGCAGGCGGCAGCTTCGACCGCCGTCTTGAACATGATCACGCTATCGAAGCGGCACTGATCGCGCAGGATCTCGACCGCCCCGTCCAACTCATCTGGTCGCGCTGGCAGGAATTGCTGATGACGCGTCCGCGCCAGCCGGCGCACCTCCTGCTCACCGCCCGGCTTTCGCAGGACGGGCAAGGCAATATCGATGCCATGAAGACGCGCATCGCAACGCCGCCTGCCAATGTCGAATTCGGCCACCGCCTGTTCGACAACACGACCACGTGGGCGGCGATCCGCGACAGCGAGAATATTCCCGATCCCATGTCCTGCGAAGGCGCCATGCCCGCCTATGACATCGGCCATGTGCAGGTCGATCACGTGCCTGTCGAAATCGGCCTGCCTTGCTCGCGCATGCGCGGCAATTCCCACGCTTACACCGCCTTTGCGATCGAAAGTTTCATCGACGAGATCGCGCACAAGCACGCGCGCGAGCCGCTTTCCTTCCGTATCGGAATGCTCGGCGCAGATGTCCGGCTGGCCCAGTGCCTGCAGCGCGCTGCGCGTCTGGCCGAATGGGGCGGCGGCGTTGACCAGAGCGGGCAGGGCATCGCCTGCCACCGGATCGGCGACGTGGCGACCGGCGGGCGGATCGCGTGCATCGCATCTGCCCGCGCAGGCGAAGGCGGCGTTCGCGTGACCAAGTTGACTGCGGCGGTCGATATCGGCCGGATCGTCAATCTCGACCTTGCCCGGCAGCAGATCGAGGGCGGGCTGGTCTTCGGCCTCGCCATGGCGATGGGCGCTTCGACCCGTTATCGCGGCGGCCTGCCGGTGGCGCAGCAGATGTCGGCGCTCAACCTTCCGAAGATCGACGATTGCCCGGAAATCGAAGTGGAATTCATCGACAGCTCTGCAGAGCCGTTCGATCCGGGCGAACTCGGCGCTGTGGTCGCGGCCCCGGCCATTGCCAATGCGCTGTTTTCATCGACTGGCTTGAGATTGCGCCGCCTGCCCCTCATCTCCAACGACGGTTTGTAG
- the hemH gene encoding ferrochelatase: MTWQQQNLPAGHPAVRSGKVGLLVVNLGTPDEATAPAVKRYLAEFLSDRRVIEIPAIAWQPILRGIILNVRPKKSAAAYAKVWTDQGSPLAAITEAQAVDLQMRLGDDVIVSHAMRYGRPSLRERIAMLQEAGCDRIAIAPLYPQYCAATTATVFDEVARILAEMRWQPALRFVPPYHDDPAYIDALATDLGAQLDSLAFEPEVLLLSFHGMPQRTLDLGDPYHCHCMKTARLLGERIARPGMRIETTFQSRFGKAKWLEPATDATLEAEAHKGTRRLAVAAPGFAADCVETLEELAIAGREQFTEAGGQDYAVLSCLNTSAPGMAMLETIMRRELSGWI; encoded by the coding sequence ATGACCTGGCAGCAGCAGAATCTCCCGGCAGGACATCCTGCGGTCCGGAGCGGCAAGGTCGGACTGCTGGTCGTCAATCTCGGCACGCCCGACGAAGCGACCGCACCAGCAGTCAAGCGCTACCTCGCCGAATTCCTGTCCGACCGCAGGGTCATCGAAATCCCGGCCATTGCCTGGCAGCCGATCCTGCGCGGCATCATTTTGAACGTGCGCCCGAAAAAGAGCGCCGCCGCCTATGCCAAGGTCTGGACCGATCAGGGTTCGCCGCTCGCCGCGATAACGGAAGCGCAGGCGGTCGACCTGCAAATGCGGCTGGGCGACGACGTCATCGTCAGCCACGCCATGCGCTATGGCCGACCCTCGCTCCGCGAACGTATCGCCATGTTGCAGGAGGCCGGCTGCGACCGCATCGCGATTGCGCCGCTTTACCCGCAATATTGCGCCGCGACGACGGCCACGGTTTTCGACGAGGTGGCCCGCATCCTTGCCGAGATGCGCTGGCAGCCTGCCCTGCGGTTCGTGCCGCCCTATCACGACGATCCTGCATATATCGACGCGCTGGCGACCGATCTCGGCGCGCAGCTCGACAGCCTCGCGTTCGAACCCGAAGTCCTGTTGTTGAGCTTCCACGGCATGCCGCAGCGAACGCTCGACCTCGGCGATCCCTATCACTGCCACTGCATGAAGACCGCGCGCCTGCTGGGCGAACGCATCGCGCGGCCGGGAATGCGGATCGAGACGACCTTCCAGTCGAGGTTCGGCAAGGCGAAATGGCTGGAGCCTGCGACCGATGCGACGCTCGAGGCCGAAGCGCATAAGGGCACCCGGCGGCTGGCGGTCGCAGCACCCGGTTTTGCCGCCGATTGCGTCGAAACGCTCGAGGAACTCGCCATCGCGGGACGCGAACAATTCACTGAAGCAGGCGGGCAGGACTATGCCGTGCTGTCGTGCCTCAACACCTCGGCGCCCGGCATGGCCATGCTCGAGACGATCATGCGCCGCGAATTGTCCGGCTGGATCTGA
- a CDS encoding cytochrome P450 — MATLAAHENAEFRPTHWSQRLPADALDHIPGEAGLPIVGNTFRMLADPHGFAQEMVAKYGKVYKGRAFGGWQVALIGAEANELLLFDRDKIFSSEQGWGPILDKLFPRGLMLIDFDHHRADRRALSIAFKPGPMRHYSGSLNAGIAREIAKWADREMRFYPAIKQLTLDLAADSFIGIPWGPEADKINTAFVDMVQASVAPIRAPLPFTQMKKGVDGRKYLVDYFTRETHRRRAEGGGQDMFSQFATATHEDGSLLPVDEVVDHMIFLMMAAHDTITSSATSLIYLLAKNPDWQNKLRQEVISVTGGVDASGKPRPLSYDDLGKLELTEMAFKEALRMIPPVPSMPRRALKSFEYGGYRIPAGTSVGINIHMVHHMEEYWPEPEKFDPMRFTPEQVKARHKYAWVPFGGGAHMCLGLHFAYMQVKILMAQLLPQYSIEIAEGYDPKWQPWPIPKPKDGLKVAFRRL, encoded by the coding sequence ATGGCAACCCTCGCCGCCCACGAGAACGCCGAATTCCGCCCCACCCACTGGTCGCAGCGACTTCCCGCAGATGCGCTCGATCATATTCCGGGCGAAGCCGGATTGCCCATCGTCGGCAATACGTTCCGCATGCTGGCCGACCCGCATGGCTTCGCGCAGGAAATGGTCGCCAAATACGGCAAGGTGTACAAGGGCCGTGCTTTTGGTGGCTGGCAGGTAGCTCTGATCGGGGCAGAGGCGAACGAGCTTCTCCTGTTCGATCGCGACAAGATATTTTCCAGCGAGCAGGGCTGGGGGCCGATCCTCGACAAGCTGTTCCCGCGTGGCCTGATGCTGATAGATTTCGATCATCATCGTGCGGACCGGCGGGCCCTGTCCATCGCGTTCAAGCCCGGACCCATGCGCCATTATTCGGGGTCGCTTAATGCCGGGATCGCGCGAGAGATTGCAAAATGGGCGGACCGCGAGATGCGGTTCTATCCGGCGATCAAGCAGCTGACGCTCGATCTCGCCGCGGACAGCTTCATCGGTATCCCGTGGGGGCCGGAAGCCGACAAGATCAATACCGCCTTCGTCGACATGGTTCAGGCATCGGTAGCTCCGATCCGCGCGCCCTTGCCCTTCACCCAGATGAAGAAAGGCGTCGACGGTCGCAAATACCTGGTCGATTACTTTACCCGTGAAACCCACCGGCGCCGGGCCGAAGGCGGCGGGCAGGACATGTTCAGCCAGTTTGCGACGGCGACGCATGAAGACGGTTCGTTGCTGCCGGTCGACGAGGTCGTCGACCACATGATCTTCCTGATGATGGCGGCGCACGATACGATTACTTCGTCCGCAACCTCTCTGATCTACCTGCTGGCAAAGAATCCGGACTGGCAGAACAAGCTGCGCCAGGAAGTGATTTCCGTGACCGGCGGTGTCGATGCATCGGGCAAGCCGCGACCGCTCAGTTACGACGACCTGGGCAAACTCGAATTGACCGAAATGGCGTTCAAGGAAGCGCTGCGCATGATTCCGCCGGTACCATCCATGCCGCGGCGCGCGCTCAAGAGCTTCGAATATGGCGGTTACCGCATCCCTGCAGGGACCAGCGTCGGTATCAACATCCACATGGTCCATCACATGGAGGAATATTGGCCCGAGCCGGAGAAGTTCGATCCGATGCGCTTCACCCCGGAACAGGTGAAGGCGCGGCACAAATATGCCTGGGTGCCGTTTGGCGGCGGCGCGCACATGTGCCTCGGCCTCCACTTCGCCTATATGCAGGTGAAGATCCTGATGGCGCAGCTATTGCCGCAGTATTCGATCGAAATTGCCGAGGGCTACGATCCGAAATGGCAGCCATGGCCGATCCCCAAGCCGAAGGACGGCCTGAAAGTCGCGTTCAGACGGCTCTAG